The Sandaracinaceae bacterium genomic interval GGCACGAGCGACGTCGTCCGCGACTTCGGCGTCGAGCTGCAGGAGCTCGGGGGATCCGTCGACTGGATCGACCGCACCGGGCGCTACGCGCTGCTGAACCTCGCCGGCGAAGGTCGGCTCTACGACATGCGGGACGACCGGCTCTTCGACGGCGCCGTCGACCTGAGCGCGGTGGACGCGGGATGGGCCGGGCTCTCGCCCGACGCGCGCTGGGTCGTGACGGCGGGGAGCTTCCTGCACCGCGCGTTCGCCGTCGACCTCTCGGCCGGCACGGTCTCGCCGTCGGGGCACGTGTTCTGGACCCTGTGCGGCGACCACGGTGACCTCGCGACGGCCAGCGACGGCACGACCTTCATGATCACCCAGGAGTGCTACGACCAGCCGGACGTCTACGCCGTCGACGTGTCGATCCTTCAGACCGGCGACGACGCCGCGGGTCGCCAGAAGCAGCGGGATGACAACCGACTGCTGTTCCGGATCGACTGGCACATGGGCGCGCACTACTCGGCGCCGTCGGTCGGCCCCATGCAGGACTGGGCGTTCGTGAGCACCGAGGTGAGCGGGAGCACGGCGAACGATCCGAGCGGTGATTGCGAGCCCTACCGGAACGAGATCGTCATGGTGAACCTCCTCGACGGGCGCGTCCGGCGCCTCGCCCACCACCGCTCCGACATCAACGGCTACTGCGCTCAGCCCCGCGTGCAGGCGGCGTGGGACGGGAGCGGCGTGTTCTGGGTGTCGAACTTCGGCGACGACCGCGGCTCCTGCGGATACAGCGATCTCTACTACCTGCCCCTCCGACCGTGACCCTCCCGAGGCGCGTCCCGACGGCGCCCTCGCTCAGCGCACGACGCGGATCAGCGTGCCCGCCGCGGGCGGCACCTCCGCCGCGAGCACCGACGCCGCGCACTCCTCCTCGGGCGAGCCCGCGAGCTCGCCTTGCAGCGTCCAGGTGGCGGCGCCGTCCGCGGCGCTCATCCGAACGGCCACGACGGCCCGGCCCACGCACGCGAGCACCGCGTCCCGCTGACGCGCCAGCGCCGCGTCCAGCCACGCGCCGAGGGAAGTGCCCGGCGTCGCGCTGGCGCTCTCCGCGGGAGCACGCCGCGGCGGAGGCGGGAAGCTCGTGTCGACCACGCCGGGCGTCGGCACCGAGCTGACCCGCACGGGCCGGAGCGCCGCCTCGATGCACTCCTGCTCCGTCGCCGTCGCGATCTCCCCGCTCAGCCGCGTCACGCGTCCGTCGGCGGCGAGCGTGATCTCGAGCCCGACGCCGCGCCCCGACGTGCAGGCCTCCACCGCCTCCGACACCGCGGCCAGCTCCGCCACGTACCGCGCCTCGCTCGCCTGGTACGCCGCCGGCGGCTCCTCCTCGCGCTGGACGCGCTCGATCGCCGAGTCGCGGCTGCACACTTGCCCGTTGGTGCGATCGACCACGCACACGTAGGAGACCATCCTGTCGCACCCCTCCGCGCGGAAGCCGCCGCCGTCCAGCTCGATGACGTAGACGTCCGGGCAGTCCAGCTCGACCGCGGCGCGCGCGCGCACGACGGATTCGGTGGAGCGGAACGGCGACGCCCCGGTGCCCGTGACGCAGGCGGCGAGCAGGGCGACGTACGGGACGAGGGCGGAGAGAGTTCGGCAAGACCGCATGCGCGGCCGAGTATGCACCATGGAGGCGCCGCGGCCACGGCCCCAGTCCCAGCTCGAGTGACCCAGTGCGGCTCGCCGAGCTCCGGGTCGCGTGACAAGGTGGCCGAATGAAACGTGCTTGGTCGATCTTGGTCTGCGTCGTCGTGACCCTCGGCTGCGGGGGAGCCCCGAGCGCCGGTCCCGCGGAAGCCTCGCCCCCGAGGGCGACCACGAACGCCGAGGCGCGCCCCCAGCGGAGGGCGACCCCGAGCCCGCAGGAAGTCGTCCAGGGCATGAACGCGGTGACCCCCGCGGTCGCGGCGTGTGGGGGCGGAGCGCACGGGCAGGTCAGCGTCCGAATCGTGTTCGACAGCTCGGGCGCTGTCATGAGCGCGAGCATCAACCCGACGTACCACTACGAGTCCGCCGAGCCAGGGCCGGACTGCGAGCCGACGCCCGACAGCCGGGGCTACTACCGCTGCTCTCGGACGCGACCGCCGGAGCCCGAGCTGGACGCATGCTTCATTCGCGCCGTCGAGAGCGCGCGGCTCCCCCCGTTCGGTCAGGCGACCTTCTCCGTGAACTATCCGTTCCGGTATTGAGCCCCGCGAGCGCACGCTGCTGGTCCAAGCAGAGCCGGCGCACTTGGTCGAGAGGGCGCGTCCTAGACGCTAGGACTCCCGGGATCCTGAGGAGGCTCGCGCCGGCCGACGAGTTGCTCGATTCTCGCAATGACGTTTGCATCGTCTCGCGGTTCCTCGTCCAGCGTTCCCTGGATCCGCACGAGCACTCGCGCGGCGTGGTCGTTCCTTGCCGCGACTGCGAAGCCCAAGCCCGCGCCCGCCGCGAGCCCGAGCAGCGCGGTCACAATCTGAACCCAGGGCGTCAAGAGCTCGACGAGGTGGCTCCACTCCTCAGCGCGCATGAGGAAGACGGCCGCCGTGGTGTGCAGCCCCAGGATCACCACGACGGCGACGCCGCCCAACCCCGCCCAGAGCCTGGACCTCATGGGGTCTCCACCTGGACGCGCGCCGCGCCCAGTCGGATTCGCCCCACCGCGCTCCGCCGCTCGATCAGCGTGAACGCGTCGTCCACGCCGAGGTCTGCCAGCTGACGACGCGCGCGGCTGACGTCGAGGTTCAGCTTCTGGCGGGTGATCCGAAGGCCCTCGGCCAGCGCTTCTGTCTCGACCCAACCTCGATCCGGCAGGGGGATTCCACGCTCGCCGTCCGCGACTCGCTCGCGTGCGAGCAGGGCGAGCAGGTAGTGAAACGCGCGCTGGGGGACGGGGACGGTCTCATCGGGCCAGCGCAGCTCGAACTGGATGTCCTCCTCGTCGCGGCTCACGCGAAAGCGGGCTTCGGCCGCCGCGAGGTAGCGCCGACGCCGCGATGTGGGGCTGGTGGCCGGGAGCTGCCCGGTCGCGCTCGGCGGAGGCAGCTCGAGGAGCCACACCTCGTCGCCGATCTGCACGACCGACTGATCCTCGACCGGGTGCTCGCCCGCCTCGGTTTCGGCCATCCACCGCTGCTCCGAGACAGCGACGGTGAGCCGCACGGTCTCGTCGTCGGGCAAGTAGAGCATCCCTCCGCTCGCCCGCCGTTCCTGGCCATCGGCCATTCGTCGGGCCAGCGCGTCGGGACGGCCGAGCCTCACGACCTTCCAACTCAAGGCGGGGGTCACGTCCCCGAGCGAGATCATGCTGCCCGCCTGCACGGCGACGGGGCGGCCCGGCTCGACGAGCTGACCGTCCAGGTACGTACCGTTCGTGCTCCCGAGGTCTCGCAGCCACCAACGTGCATCCCGGAACGAGAGACTTGCGTGCTCCGTCGAGACGCTGTCGTCACTGACCAGGAAACCGCAGTGCGGAGCTCTCCCCATCAGCGTGTGCGCGCCCAGGGTGCAGCGCCTTCCGCTCGCTTCGTTCGCGATGACCGCCACGGCGGGATCTAGGTTACCATCGTCCGGTGGGGGATGGGTCACGGCACGTGGAGGGGCCTGGCTCCGGATTGCGCCGCGCCGACGAGCAGCGCACGGAAGGCCGGGCGGACGCCGCGGGGGTCGTCGGGAGCGTCTTCTCCTCCAGATACAGGGACCGAGGGCCCCTGGCGCGCGGTGGGTTCTCCGAGATCCGGAGGGCACTCGACGTGCTGATGGATCGGCACGTCGCCGTGAAGGTGCTGGCCTGGCAGCACTTGGACGACGCCGGGCGAGTCGCGCGGTTCCGGCGCGAGGCCGCCATCACCGCGTTCCTGGAGCACCCAGGGGTGGTGCCTGTCTACGACAGGGGGGAGCTGGACGACGGTCGACCTTGGTTCGCCATGAAGGAGATTCGCGGCGCGACCTTGGCCGCGGCGCTCGCGGACGCCCGCGAGCGCCCGCCCGGCACCGAGCGCCGAAGAGCGCTTCGCGCCCTCGTGGGTGCGTTTCACAGGATGTGTGAAGCCGTCAGCTACGCGCACAGCCGCGGTGTGATTCACCGCGACCTGAAGCCAGCGAACCTCATGAAGGGGGAGTTCGGCGAGGCGCTGGTCATGGACTGGGGCCTCGCGAAGCGGGAGGGAATGAGCGAGGACCTCGCGCTCGGCGTCCCGACGACGCGCTCGGCAGACGAGACCGAGGCGGGCGACGTCTTCGGTACGGTCCCCTACATGGCCCCCGAGCAAGCGCTCGGCGCGACGGACGAGATCGGGCCCGGTACCGACGTGTTCGCGCTCGGCCTGGTTCTCTTCGAGCTGCTCACCGGTCGACGGGCGTACCGGGGCGACGGGCCGCCCCTGTGGGCGAAGGCCATTCGCGGAGAGGTCGAGCTCATCGAGACCGATCAGCTCCTCGACGAGGGGTTCGCCGATCTTCGCGAGGTGGTGACGCGCGCGACGCGTCGAGAGTCGTCCGAGAGGTACGCCGACGCGAGCGGATTGGCGCGGGCCCTTCAGATGTGGCTCGACGGCGAGGCGAGGCGGCAGCGCGCACGAGACCTCTTCGAAGGGGCACGAGCCGCCGCGTCGAGCCTCGCCGTGCTGCGCGCGCGAGAGGCGGAGGCGGGGCGGCGTCTCCTCGTCGCGCGGCGAGACATCCGGGACTTCGACCCCGTGGAGCAGAAGGCTCGGGTCTGGGATCTCGAAGACGAGCAGCGCGCTCTCAGACACGAGCGGGAGGCCCTGGAGGCCGAGCAGACGGCGTCGCTCGAGGACTGCCTTCACCACGACCCGGCGTTCTTGGAGGCGAAGGTGGAGCTGGCGCGGGTCCTGAGGGGCGCCGCAGACGCCGCCGAGCGATCGGGCCAGGCGCACGAGACGGATCGGATCTGTAGGCGGTTGGAGGCGCTCGGGCTCGCGGAGCACGAGTCGTTCGTGCGCAGGCGAGGCGCGGTCGAGGTGAGGACCGATCCCTCTGGAGTCGCCATCACGGCTCGCCGCTTCGTGCTCGAAGGTCGACGCTGGGTCCTCGGAGAAGGCGAGGCTCTGGGCGTCACGCCGCTCGCCGCGCACGAGATGGCGGCCGGTAGCTACATGCTGGAGATGTCGCAGGCTGATCGGGCCTGGCGCCATCCAGTTCGGGTGCCGCGGGGTGCCAACGCGACCGTCGAGGTCACCCTCCCGTCCACGGAGATCGAGGAGGGTAGTCAGCTCGTGCTCGCCGGCTGGTTCACGGCGGGAGGCGACGCGCGTGCCGCCGAGCCGATCCCGGAGCGGCGCGTCTGGGTCGACACGTTCGTGATCCGTGCGTTCCCCGTCACGGTCGCGGAGTACTTCGCCTTCCTCGACGCCCTCGTGGACGCTGGCGACGCAGAGGCAGCCGAGCAGCACGCGCCGAGGCTGCAGCCGGGAGCCAGCCGTGACGGCGCGCCCGCGTTCGTTCGCCGCGGGTCTGGCCACTTCGAGCCGGCCCCGGACGAGATGGGCCGCATCCCCGATCCTCGGGCTCCCATCGCCCTTGTGAGCTGGCACGACGCGCGGGCCTACGCCCGCTGGCAGTCAGCGCGGACCGGGCTCGACTGGCGTCTCCCCAATGAGCTGGAGTGGGAGAAGGCGGGGCGCGGCGCGGACGCGCGCCACTTCCCCTGGGGCAACGAGCCGGAGCCCACCTGGGCGCGCGTCCTCGGGGCGACGGAGGAGGTCCCGAGCCGCGTCCCGGTCGACGCCTATCCAGTAGACGAGAGCCCGTACGGCGTTCGCGGCATGGCGGGAAACGTACGCGACTGGTGCGAGAACGTCTGGAGCGTCGACGGTCCGCCGCTCGATGCAGAGGGCCGACTCGTCCATCGAGAGGCGCCGGAGGCGGGGCTGCGCTCCATCCGAGGCGGGGCGTGGAGCACGGTCCCGGATCTCGCGCGCCTCGCCAGCCGCTTCGCCGCGCCGCCGGACGCCCGCTTCCCCGTGGTGGGCTTCCGGCTGGCGCGCTCTCTCACGGAGACGTGATGTGCTCGTCGAAGAAGTACGTGGCGCTGATGTCCGAGTATTTCTTCCGCGTCAACGTGATCGGCTGGTTCGTCGACACCGGATTACCGTCGAAGAGTGGATGGGGCGTGGTCACCGTGGAGAACCACACGAGGTTGCGCAGCGTCCACGTGCCGTTCACCGACTCCAGCTCGAACGCGACGTGTGACACGGTCGTCTCGCCCTGAGGACAGTTCGGGTCGTCGATCTCGAACGCCAAGGTATTGGCGCTGAGCGCCGGCTTCTGCCCGCTCTGCCAATCGGTGCTGGACAGGAGAGGCTTACAGCGGAACTGAAAACTGGAGTCGGCCTCGTACGTGCCGACGATCGGGTAGCTTCCTCCCTCGATCGTCGGTTTGAGTGAGCCCCCGTTCTGGCTCCCGATCAGCGCGTTCCAGTCGACCCCGCTCTTCAAGAACCAATGCTCTCGGAGTCGGCGGTAGTATACGGACTGCCCCTGGTGATCGACGTTGTCGGGCATGACGGTGCTGTGGAGTACGCGTCCGACGCCCCCCATCTCCAGGTGGAAGATACTCGCCTTGCTGAGTGTCGGCGGAAGCTGGAACGGCTCGATCAGGTTCCCGAGTTTCCTGAGCTCCTGGCCGAGCCAGCCGATCAAGCTCCGAATGCTGTACTGGTCCGGCGCCTTGATGTCAGCTTTCATATCCATGGTCAGAACCCTCCCTCACTCCTGGTGTCTGGCTGCGCTGATGCGGGCGTCGACCCGGCCGTCTGGCCTAGGAGCAGCCGCGCCTCTGCCGAGGCCGCCCCGTATACCCGCCCCTCGACGTGAACCTCTACGGTCGCGTCAGTCGTGTTACATAACCGAACGATGGGCCAGTTGTCACCTGCGATGTCCTCGGCACGCGCGCTGGCCGCATCATATGTGTCCGCTGAGTGCCACGTGCGTAGGTCGATGTCTGCGCCGCTCTCAGCCAGCCCGACCCACTCCACGCAGGCCCGCGCCGGGAGCGAGTCCACAAGGCTCGTGCAGCTCCCCTCGAGCGCGGCCCAATCGCCGGAGAGCGTGTCTCTGCACTCCGAGATGGGCGCGTCGCCAATTCGCCCGCGAAGCTCCTCTCGAAGGCCGTCCAGAGTTCGTTCGGGCTCGGCCTGCGTCGACTGCGCGGGCGCCGGCCGCGAGCAGAGCAGAGCGGGGCTCCCCACGAAGCTGGCCCTCACCTGAACTGCGTTGCTCTCGGAGGCTGCTTCGCCGCGGGGCAGCAGCCGTCCGACCCAGCGTGGACTGGGGGTCGAGGCTTCGGCGGTGTCGCGCCTGAGCGCGACCCGGCTCAACGAGCCCGGCGGACCGGCGGTCAGGCTCCTAGGCGGCACGTATCCCGGGGAGACGACTTGCAGTCGTGTCAGCGGCACGTCCAAGGGTGCCGCGACGTCGGCGCTCAGGTGGGCCAGACAGCACGAGCCGTTGGAGCCCTCGCTCCCGCACGCGGGCGGCAGCGTCCGGCCCTCGTACGGCAGCTGGGCCGGGTACCGCGCGACGAAGGCCTGCGCACCGTCGCTCCCGTCGTGCCGCCCTCGAAGGCGAACCGGCATCGGCGCGTCGCCGCTGTTGCACGCCATCACCACCGGCCAGCTGTCGGTGGCGTAGTCGTAGGAGAGCGGCGTGGTCTCATCCGACGCGCGGGTCACCCTCAGGTCGATGTCCTCGTCGTCCGAGGCGACGCTGATCCACAAGGCACATTGGCCGGCGGGGATCGGCGCCTCGAGCGTCTCGCAACGACCTACGGGGACGGGGCCCCACTCCTCCCGGAAGAGGGCCCGGCACTGAGCCGTCGGCGCCGTGCGCGCCGGCACGACGTCGCTCAAGCTGGTGGCGACGAGGTCTCGGAGGTGGTCGCGCAGCTCCACGTTCGGCGGGACGATGACTCGCGTGCCGCCGCCGAGGAAGCCCCCCACGCCGAGACCGAAGAAGACGGGCGCCTCCGCTTGAGCCGCGAGCGGAAACCACGGCGCGGCCCAGGCCTGGACCAGGAAGCCGCCCGAGCTGCCGTCGAATACCTCGAGGTGGTCACCGACCTCGAGCTCGATCCCGAACTGAGGCACGAGGAACGCGCTCGCGGGAGTGAGCGCCGCCCCGGGCTCCAGGAACCACCCCAGACGCACCGGCCCCTCCCCGATGCGGTAGCGGAAGCTCAGAGACGCGCCGGCTCGAAAGAGGCCCTGATCCACGCGGTCGCCCGTGGTCTCGTGGAGCAACCCCACGAGCCCGCCGCCAGCCCGCAGCTCGAACGAGATCACCTCGCTCATGGCGAACTGCCAGCCCGCCGTGAACTCCATGAGGCCGCTCCCCGACGCGGTCCCGCCTCCGTTCGCTCTGAGCACGAGCGCGTGCTCCGGGCTGATCTCCGTCTGCGCCACGGCCGCTGAGGGGAGGGCGCCGAGAACGAGGAGAGTCACGAGGACGTTTCGCCAGATCATCAGACACCTCCCAGCGCGGTCGCGAACCCGACGACGTCGAAGAAGAGAATGAGGCCGAAGTTCTCGGCCGTGACCTCACCCTGTTCGGCGAAGGCCCACCCCAGGAGACCGGTCTCGGCCGTGCCCGCGCCCTCGGTCAAGACGCCCTCCTGATCGACGCCGAGGACAGGCACGCCGCGATACACGTCGAACGTGACCGCGAAGCCCAGGATCCTTTCGAAGAAGCTGACGCCGAGACCCAGGGACACCGCCGACTGCTCGGGCCGATCGGTCGAGTACTGGGCTGTGAGCATGAGACTCACGCTGATGAGCTGGAAGTCCCCCCCTTCACGTCGCTCGAGTTCGAAGGGACGTCCGGTCGGATCGACGGACACGAGGAAGCCCACGGAGCCCGGGAGCGCCTCCGGCCTCATCTCGTACGACCGCAGGCGCCCGGGCTCCGACGGGTCGCGAAGCGCGCGGAGCTCGAGCAGTGACGTCGAGATGCCCCAGCTGATCGCCAGACCCTCGGGCGTCTCCACCCTGCCTCGGCCCCGCACGTCGGCGTCCGTCGCCTTGGCCCCGTCCTCGTCCGCCGA includes:
- a CDS encoding FHA domain-containing protein, whose product is MAVIANEASGRRCTLGAHTLMGRAPHCGFLVSDDSVSTEHASLSFRDARWWLRDLGSTNGTYLDGQLVEPGRPVAVQAGSMISLGDVTPALSWKVVRLGRPDALARRMADGQERRASGGMLYLPDDETVRLTVAVSEQRWMAETEAGEHPVEDQSVVQIGDEVWLLELPPPSATGQLPATSPTSRRRRYLAAAEARFRVSRDEEDIQFELRWPDETVPVPQRAFHYLLALLARERVADGERGIPLPDRGWVETEALAEGLRITRQKLNLDVSRARRQLADLGVDDAFTLIERRSAVGRIRLGAARVQVETP
- a CDS encoding SUMF1/EgtB/PvdO family nonheme iron enzyme encodes the protein MEGPGSGLRRADEQRTEGRADAAGVVGSVFSSRYRDRGPLARGGFSEIRRALDVLMDRHVAVKVLAWQHLDDAGRVARFRREAAITAFLEHPGVVPVYDRGELDDGRPWFAMKEIRGATLAAALADARERPPGTERRRALRALVGAFHRMCEAVSYAHSRGVIHRDLKPANLMKGEFGEALVMDWGLAKREGMSEDLALGVPTTRSADETEAGDVFGTVPYMAPEQALGATDEIGPGTDVFALGLVLFELLTGRRAYRGDGPPLWAKAIRGEVELIETDQLLDEGFADLREVVTRATRRESSERYADASGLARALQMWLDGEARRQRARDLFEGARAAASSLAVLRAREAEAGRRLLVARRDIRDFDPVEQKARVWDLEDEQRALRHEREALEAEQTASLEDCLHHDPAFLEAKVELARVLRGAADAAERSGQAHETDRICRRLEALGLAEHESFVRRRGAVEVRTDPSGVAITARRFVLEGRRWVLGEGEALGVTPLAAHEMAAGSYMLEMSQADRAWRHPVRVPRGANATVEVTLPSTEIEEGSQLVLAGWFTAGGDARAAEPIPERRVWVDTFVIRAFPVTVAEYFAFLDALVDAGDAEAAEQHAPRLQPGASRDGAPAFVRRGSGHFEPAPDEMGRIPDPRAPIALVSWHDARAYARWQSARTGLDWRLPNELEWEKAGRGADARHFPWGNEPEPTWARVLGATEEVPSRVPVDAYPVDESPYGVRGMAGNVRDWCENVWSVDGPPLDAEGRLVHREAPEAGLRSIRGGAWSTVPDLARLASRFAAPPDARFPVVGFRLARSLTET